One Henriciella litoralis genomic window carries:
- the trhO gene encoding oxygen-dependent tRNA uridine(34) hydroxylase TrhO: protein MTVRVSAFYKFTPFEAPDDIRASVDAALSPLGVKGTVLVASEGLNGTIAVEGDAMDTALDILRALPGCADLEHKESHADEMPFWRLKVRLKREIVTMGVPDTDPTSLVGTYVDPEDWNALITDPDTVVIDTRNDYEYGIGTFEGAIDPETQAFREFPDWFREFRQKLEAEGRKPKIAMFCTGGIRCEKATSFVKSEGIDEVFHLKGGILKYLETVPEPESKWQGECFVFDQRVSVGHGLKIGDYALCHACQAPVSAEQRQDERFEPGLSCPACYDSLTDDQRARFAERQRQIRLARERGEAHIGRTAKSEPRQPEREPANGDT, encoded by the coding sequence ATGACCGTTCGAGTTTCTGCCTTCTATAAATTCACGCCTTTCGAGGCGCCTGACGACATCCGCGCGAGCGTCGATGCCGCGCTATCCCCCTTGGGCGTCAAAGGCACCGTCCTTGTCGCGAGCGAGGGCCTTAACGGCACCATCGCTGTCGAAGGCGATGCGATGGATACGGCGCTCGATATTCTTCGCGCACTGCCCGGCTGCGCCGATCTTGAGCACAAGGAAAGCCATGCCGACGAGATGCCCTTCTGGCGCCTGAAAGTGCGTCTGAAGCGCGAGATCGTCACCATGGGTGTCCCTGACACTGATCCAACGTCGCTGGTCGGCACCTATGTTGACCCGGAAGACTGGAACGCGCTGATCACCGACCCCGACACCGTCGTCATCGATACCCGCAATGATTACGAATACGGCATCGGCACCTTCGAAGGCGCCATCGATCCGGAGACGCAAGCCTTCCGCGAATTTCCGGACTGGTTCCGCGAGTTCCGCCAGAAGCTCGAAGCCGAAGGCCGCAAGCCGAAGATCGCCATGTTCTGCACCGGCGGGATCCGCTGTGAGAAAGCCACCAGCTTTGTAAAATCAGAAGGCATTGATGAGGTGTTCCACCTGAAAGGCGGCATCCTCAAATATCTCGAGACCGTCCCGGAGCCGGAGAGCAAATGGCAAGGCGAGTGCTTCGTCTTTGACCAGCGCGTCTCCGTCGGCCACGGCCTGAAAATCGGCGACTACGCCCTCTGCCATGCCTGCCAGGCCCCGGTCAGCGCCGAGCAGCGCCAGGACGAGCGCTTTGAGCCCGGCCTTTCCTGCCCGGCCTGTTATGACAGCCTCACCGATGACCAGCGCGCCCGCTTCGCCGAGCGCCAGCGCCAGATCCGTCTCGCCCGTGAACGCGGCGAAGCGCATATCGGCCGGACCGCGAAATCCGAACCACGTCAGCCGGAACGAGAGCCAGCAAACGGGGACACGTAA
- a CDS encoding glutathione S-transferase has translation MSPTRPVLYSFRRCPYAMRARLAIQSAGLECRLREVVLRDKPAEMLDASPKGTVPVLVLEGGEVIDESLDVMLHALGKNDPENWLTPPEGESDDMMALIAACDGPFKHHLDRYKYANRYADEGAVSEDNRTAAMPFLQTLNERLESRGQLFGDRICLADMAVMPFIRQFANTDRGWFDKTPLPHLQAWLAGHLESARFKSIMPKFEQWKTGDVEPVFPAAS, from the coding sequence ATGTCGCCCACACGTCCCGTCCTCTACTCCTTCCGCCGCTGCCCTTATGCGATGCGCGCGAGGCTCGCCATCCAGTCTGCCGGACTGGAGTGCCGCCTGAGGGAAGTCGTCCTCCGCGACAAACCCGCCGAAATGCTGGACGCCTCGCCCAAGGGCACAGTGCCCGTGCTGGTGCTGGAGGGCGGCGAGGTCATAGATGAAAGCCTTGACGTCATGCTGCACGCGCTTGGCAAGAATGATCCTGAAAACTGGCTCACCCCGCCAGAAGGCGAAAGCGATGACATGATGGCGCTGATCGCGGCCTGCGACGGCCCGTTCAAGCACCATCTCGACCGCTACAAATACGCCAATCGCTACGCCGATGAAGGCGCCGTCTCGGAAGACAACCGCACCGCAGCCATGCCATTTCTGCAAACGCTGAATGAGCGCCTCGAAAGCCGGGGCCAACTCTTTGGAGACCGCATCTGCCTCGCCGACATGGCCGTGATGCCCTTCATTCGCCAGTTCGCGAACACAGATCGCGGCTGGTTCGACAAGACACCGCTGCCGCACCTGCAAGCCTGGCTCGCCGGGCATTTGGAAAGCGCCCGGTTCAAATCCATCATGCCAAAGTTTGAGCAATGGAAAACCGGCGACGTTGAGCCGGTCTTCCCCGCAGCGAGCTAG
- a CDS encoding GFA family protein, whose translation MLEGSCLCGAVHYQVNAEAGPIIHCHCQTCRKAHASAFSSLMPVSREAFDWTSGEELLTAFQSSPGKYRHFCKVCGSQLLAERENQPTVMLRLGCLDTPITTRPLAHIWRSDCADWYDPGLDLPSFPEGIPPQ comes from the coding sequence ATGCTTGAAGGTAGCTGTCTCTGCGGCGCAGTTCACTACCAGGTCAACGCTGAAGCTGGCCCGATCATTCATTGCCACTGTCAGACCTGCCGCAAGGCGCATGCCTCGGCTTTCTCATCCCTGATGCCCGTCTCGCGAGAGGCCTTTGACTGGACATCCGGCGAGGAACTGCTGACGGCATTTCAGTCCAGTCCCGGCAAATACCGGCATTTTTGTAAAGTGTGCGGGTCGCAGCTTCTTGCCGAACGCGAAAATCAGCCCACTGTTATGCTCAGGCTAGGCTGCCTCGATACGCCCATCACCACCCGGCCACTCGCCCATATCTGGCGCTCAGATTGCGCCGACTGGTATGACCCTGGCCTAGACCTGCCGAGCTTTCCAGAAGGAATACCACCCCAATAG
- the purL gene encoding phosphoribosylformylglycinamidine synthase subunit PurL, producing MTDTSAILAYLQAEQSQADGAGHGINAEEWERLVSRLGRNPNLVELGIYSVMWSEHCSYKSSRRHLSKFPTKNDRVIQGPGENAGVIDIGDGQAAIFKMESHNHPSYIEPYQGAATGVGGILRDVFTMGARPIALVNALRFGSPDHPKTRSLVAGVVAGIGGYGNCVGVPTVAGETQFDEGYNGNILVNAMAVGLADQDKIFYARGATPGNQIFYVGSKTGRDGIHGATMASAEFSEGDEEKRPTVQVGDPFTEKLLIEACLELMETDAIQAIQDMGAAGLTSSSVEMADKGGIGIEMDLDAVPQRETGMTAYEIMLSESQERMLMVLKPGKEDVAKAVFEKYDLDAEVIGVTTDTGRMVLKQFGEVVCDIPVPPLAEDAPNYDRPWVEPKKRAPLDISKYPEPDDYAQVLLKLMSSPDMASKRWIWEQYDRHVMGDTVDSSQSMGDAAIVRIHGTNKALAICSDCNPHYVAADPYEGGKAVVAEAYRNLSAVGATPIAITDNLNFGNPEKPATMGYIVKAIEGMAEACRDLDFPVVSGNVSLYNETDGVAIPPTPVVGGVGLIEDVSKIATLKGAQEGDVLILIGETKGHLGASLYAREWLGLKGEELGPPPPVDLAVAKTTCEFVRGLVHTGRVHGIHDVSDGGVFCAVADLALQSAKGVSVWTDVLEAPLKGHKQADVAALFGEDQGCFVCTLAAEDADAALRAAAKAGVPAVTFGAVNTDVAELVLGEKDVHARIPLETLREAHEGWLPRYMQGE from the coding sequence ATGACAGACACATCCGCCATTCTCGCCTATCTTCAAGCTGAGCAGTCGCAGGCCGACGGCGCCGGACACGGCATCAATGCCGAGGAATGGGAGCGGCTTGTCTCCCGTCTCGGGCGAAATCCGAACCTTGTGGAACTGGGCATCTATTCGGTGATGTGGTCTGAGCACTGCTCCTACAAATCTTCGCGCCGTCACCTCTCGAAATTCCCGACCAAGAATGACCGCGTCATTCAGGGGCCAGGCGAGAATGCGGGCGTCATCGATATTGGCGATGGGCAGGCGGCGATCTTCAAGATGGAGTCGCACAATCACCCGTCCTATATCGAGCCCTATCAGGGCGCGGCGACGGGCGTTGGCGGCATTCTGCGTGACGTGTTCACCATGGGCGCGCGCCCGATTGCGCTGGTCAATGCACTGCGCTTTGGCTCTCCCGATCATCCGAAGACGCGCAGTCTTGTGGCTGGTGTGGTTGCGGGCATTGGCGGCTATGGCAATTGCGTCGGCGTGCCGACTGTGGCTGGCGAGACCCAGTTTGATGAGGGCTATAATGGCAATATCCTCGTCAATGCGATGGCCGTTGGCCTCGCTGATCAGGACAAGATTTTCTACGCGCGCGGCGCAACGCCCGGCAATCAGATCTTCTATGTCGGCTCCAAGACCGGCCGCGACGGGATTCATGGCGCGACCATGGCGTCGGCTGAATTCTCCGAAGGCGACGAGGAAAAGCGCCCGACCGTGCAGGTGGGTGACCCGTTCACCGAGAAACTGCTGATCGAGGCGTGTCTGGAGCTGATGGAAACCGACGCCATCCAGGCCATTCAGGATATGGGCGCCGCTGGCCTCACCTCCTCATCGGTCGAGATGGCCGACAAGGGCGGCATCGGCATTGAGATGGACCTCGACGCTGTGCCGCAGCGCGAAACCGGCATGACGGCCTACGAGATCATGCTGTCGGAAAGCCAGGAGCGGATGCTCATGGTGCTGAAGCCAGGCAAGGAAGATGTCGCCAAGGCGGTGTTCGAGAAATACGACCTTGATGCCGAAGTGATTGGTGTAACGACCGATACTGGCCGCATGGTGCTGAAGCAGTTTGGCGAGGTGGTGTGTGACATCCCCGTGCCGCCGCTGGCTGAAGACGCGCCGAATTATGACCGGCCATGGGTAGAGCCGAAGAAGCGCGCGCCACTCGATATTTCGAAATACCCTGAGCCTGATGATTATGCGCAAGTGCTTCTGAAGCTGATGTCGTCACCCGACATGGCGTCGAAGCGCTGGATCTGGGAGCAGTATGACCGCCATGTGATGGGCGATACGGTCGACAGCTCGCAGTCCATGGGCGACGCGGCGATTGTCCGCATCCACGGCACCAATAAAGCGCTGGCGATCTGTTCCGATTGCAACCCGCACTATGTCGCTGCCGATCCTTATGAAGGCGGCAAGGCGGTGGTGGCGGAAGCCTATCGCAACCTGTCAGCCGTCGGTGCGACGCCGATTGCGATCACCGATAATCTCAATTTCGGCAATCCGGAAAAGCCCGCCACGATGGGCTATATCGTGAAAGCTATCGAAGGCATGGCCGAAGCCTGCCGCGACCTCGACTTTCCGGTCGTGTCCGGCAATGTCAGCCTTTATAATGAGACCGATGGCGTCGCCATTCCGCCGACCCCTGTTGTGGGCGGTGTGGGGCTGATCGAAGACGTTTCCAAGATCGCGACGCTGAAAGGTGCGCAGGAGGGCGACGTGCTCATCCTCATCGGCGAGACGAAGGGGCACCTTGGCGCCTCGCTTTATGCGCGTGAATGGCTGGGCCTCAAGGGCGAGGAGCTCGGACCTCCGCCACCGGTAGATCTTGCGGTGGCCAAGACCACTTGTGAGTTCGTGCGCGGTCTTGTGCATACCGGCCGGGTTCATGGAATCCATGACGTGTCAGATGGCGGCGTCTTTTGCGCTGTCGCAGACCTTGCTCTGCAATCGGCTAAAGGCGTGTCTGTCTGGACCGATGTTCTGGAAGCGCCCCTGAAGGGCCACAAGCAGGCAGATGTCGCCGCGCTGTTTGGCGAAGATCAAGGCTGCTTCGTCTGCACGTTGGCCGCCGAGGACGCGGATGCTGCGCTAAGAGCGGCTGCGAAAGCAGGTGTTCCAGCCGTGACGTTTGGTGCGGTGAATACCGACGTGGCAGAGCTCGTCCTTGGCGAGAAAGACGTGCACGCACGCATTCCGCTCGAGACCCTGCGCGAGGCGCATGAAGGCTGGCTGCCGCGCTATATGCAGGGCGAATAG
- a CDS encoding GNAT family N-acetyltransferase, whose amino-acid sequence MSSIRPLKPDDIPAIAQLIARAGFPKRSHDGLHWAFFGNPQQGDIPAGLLKEKEGKPVAMIGLQARDFKIDGQLEKAVVGHTFISSPEGRGAGFILARKALKTPGIAAIYSLNNNALAGRFHKKIGLTAWLGEAGRKRMEWPIRPITMAKGLALSGLARKEKLYDRLSKREFFKVRFDRLDHYSLSQPLTQFLAPETPHHAALINEFGRHVGDGTTVSPVRTGEVYAYQMADPDAPGRIALIGLNEGRSLSAIMQVALTKPNSFEPAELEVIDLETVPGCDPARLIQTLIREAQSIARQAGLSRVRLPLATRFPDKVFSHTGLKLSRRFSYDPAHAWFADETGEMAKNWTPTGFEGDFFFALRLSEPMPDNEPQASARLETVSDG is encoded by the coding sequence ATGAGTTCAATCCGCCCATTAAAGCCAGACGATATCCCGGCGATTGCGCAACTGATCGCCCGGGCGGGCTTTCCGAAGCGCAGCCATGACGGCCTTCACTGGGCGTTTTTTGGCAATCCGCAGCAGGGCGACATTCCGGCTGGATTGCTGAAAGAGAAAGAGGGCAAGCCGGTCGCGATGATCGGCCTGCAGGCGCGCGACTTCAAGATCGACGGCCAGTTGGAAAAGGCGGTCGTCGGGCACACTTTCATCTCCAGCCCGGAAGGCCGCGGCGCGGGCTTCATCCTGGCGCGAAAGGCCCTCAAAACACCGGGCATCGCTGCGATTTACTCGCTGAACAATAACGCCCTCGCTGGCCGGTTTCACAAGAAGATCGGCCTCACCGCCTGGCTTGGCGAGGCAGGCCGCAAACGTATGGAATGGCCGATACGGCCGATCACCATGGCAAAGGGCCTCGCTTTGTCCGGGCTCGCCCGCAAGGAAAAGCTATATGATCGCCTGTCGAAGCGAGAATTCTTCAAGGTCCGTTTTGACCGGCTGGATCATTACAGCCTCAGCCAGCCATTGACCCAGTTCCTGGCGCCTGAAACCCCGCATCACGCTGCGCTCATCAATGAATTCGGTCGTCATGTTGGTGATGGCACCACGGTTTCCCCTGTAAGGACCGGCGAGGTCTACGCATATCAGATGGCAGACCCCGATGCCCCCGGCCGCATCGCGCTGATCGGCCTCAATGAAGGCCGATCTCTCAGCGCAATCATGCAGGTTGCGCTGACCAAGCCCAACTCGTTTGAACCGGCAGAGCTGGAAGTCATTGATCTTGAAACAGTCCCCGGCTGCGACCCGGCCCGCCTCATTCAGACATTGATCCGCGAGGCACAATCGATTGCCCGGCAAGCCGGTCTGTCGCGGGTGCGTCTGCCCCTCGCAACACGTTTTCCAGACAAGGTCTTTAGCCATACCGGCCTCAAGCTGTCGCGTCGCTTTAGCTACGACCCGGCTCATGCCTGGTTTGCAGACGAGACTGGCGAAATGGCAAAAAACTGGACGCCGACCGGCTTTGAAGGTGACTTCTTTTTCGCGCTCAGGCTTTCAGAGCCGATGCCGGATAACGAACCTCAGGCCTCAGCGAGACTCGAAACCGTCTCAGACGGTTGA
- a CDS encoding entericidin A/B family lipoprotein has translation MKKLVLVALTLFTLPILTACNTVEGFGEDVSTAGDALAREADEAKN, from the coding sequence ATGAAGAAACTTGTCCTGGTTGCCCTGACCCTTTTCACGCTGCCTATTCTGACAGCCTGCAATACGGTCGAAGGTTTTGGCGAAGATGTTTCCACCGCTGGCGACGCGCTGGCCCGTGAAGCTGACGAAGCCAAGAACTAA
- a CDS encoding FAD-dependent oxidoreductase: MKRRDFVSGLGLATLGACTTAPTGQAARSFAAQLPPVKSSMDRVTRTVVGLRPYRPEGYRLDSETLGDKTVIHNYGHGGCGVTMSWGTATVAADMASAPRARDVAVLGCGVQGLTSALILARRGHDVTIYAADLPPHTTSNVAGVLWLPTGYFDEDVASPQFHDMDRKLIRLAYYGFLPYVNRPGYGVSWADHYSLGRRVPAARDELPGGDDIYPQLSVSTSGNLFGYAYQQRFNALIIDPDYYLDAILKDAQIAGAKVVRRSFGSIDDVMALKESVVVNCTGLGAGALFGDESLRPIKGQLTHLLPQPEITYSYVAPTSEGILYMFPRKTGLVLGGTHEFGVSTMEPDRAEISRMVTGHAALADRLGAVA; encoded by the coding sequence ATGAAACGGCGAGACTTTGTATCCGGCTTGGGGCTTGCGACGCTCGGGGCCTGCACAACCGCGCCGACCGGGCAAGCCGCGAGATCGTTCGCCGCACAGCTCCCGCCGGTCAAATCCTCAATGGACCGCGTGACCCGCACCGTTGTCGGCCTGAGGCCCTATCGCCCCGAAGGCTACCGGCTGGACAGCGAAACGCTCGGCGACAAGACCGTCATCCATAATTATGGCCATGGCGGCTGCGGCGTGACCATGTCATGGGGCACCGCAACCGTCGCGGCCGATATGGCAAGCGCCCCGCGCGCCCGAGACGTCGCCGTGCTCGGCTGCGGCGTACAGGGGCTGACGTCGGCGCTGATCCTCGCGCGGCGCGGCCATGACGTCACAATCTATGCCGCTGACCTGCCCCCGCATACCACCTCCAACGTCGCTGGCGTCCTCTGGCTGCCCACCGGCTATTTCGATGAAGACGTCGCATCGCCGCAATTTCACGATATGGACCGCAAACTCATCCGCCTCGCCTATTATGGCTTCCTGCCCTATGTGAACCGGCCGGGATACGGCGTGTCCTGGGCCGATCATTACAGTCTTGGACGGCGCGTGCCGGCCGCGCGCGATGAACTGCCCGGCGGCGACGATATCTACCCGCAACTCAGCGTCAGCACATCGGGCAATCTGTTCGGCTATGCCTATCAACAGCGGTTCAATGCGCTCATCATCGACCCCGATTATTATCTCGACGCCATTCTGAAGGATGCGCAAATCGCCGGCGCGAAAGTCGTGCGCCGGTCATTTGGGTCTATCGATGACGTCATGGCGCTGAAAGAAAGTGTCGTCGTGAACTGCACCGGCCTCGGGGCCGGCGCACTGTTCGGCGATGAAAGCCTCCGGCCTATCAAGGGACAGCTCACCCACCTCTTGCCGCAACCTGAAATCACCTATTCCTATGTCGCGCCGACATCAGAGGGCATTCTCTACATGTTTCCGCGCAAGACCGGACTCGTGCTCGGCGGCACGCATGAGTTTGGCGTCTCCACGATGGAACCGGACCGGGCAGAGATTTCCCGCATGGTGACGGGACACGCCGCATTGGCGGACCGGCTTGGCGCGGTGGCCTGA
- the purQ gene encoding phosphoribosylformylglycinamidine synthase subunit PurQ has protein sequence MKSAVIVFPGSNCDRDAEVALHEVTGQAPAMVWHKDGQIPDGTDLVMVPGGFSYGDYLRCGAMAANSPVIGALKKHAERGGYVLGVCNGFQVLTETQLLPGALLRNSGLEFVCKPQALKVENTNTPFTSAYAAGSDITIPIAHHDGNYVADEETLERLEGEGRVAFRYSGNPNGSARDIAGVLSENGRVLGLMPHPERAIGGHEGGTDGRGMFESLLSTV, from the coding sequence ATGAAAAGCGCAGTTATTGTCTTCCCCGGATCCAATTGTGACCGGGACGCTGAAGTGGCCCTCCATGAGGTGACCGGACAGGCTCCGGCCATGGTGTGGCACAAGGATGGGCAAATCCCGGACGGGACCGACCTTGTCATGGTGCCAGGTGGGTTTTCCTATGGCGACTATCTGCGCTGCGGCGCGATGGCGGCCAACTCGCCAGTGATCGGCGCGCTGAAGAAGCATGCCGAACGCGGCGGCTATGTCCTCGGTGTCTGCAATGGCTTTCAGGTGCTGACGGAAACGCAGCTGCTACCCGGCGCCCTGCTGCGCAATTCAGGCCTCGAATTTGTCTGCAAGCCGCAGGCGCTGAAGGTCGAGAATACCAATACGCCGTTCACAAGCGCTTATGCAGCCGGCAGTGACATCACCATTCCAATCGCGCACCATGACGGCAATTATGTTGCCGATGAAGAGACGCTGGAGCGACTTGAAGGCGAGGGCCGCGTGGCGTTCCGCTATAGCGGCAACCCAAACGGCTCCGCGCGCGATATTGCGGGCGTCCTGTCTGAAAATGGCCGTGTGCTTGGCTTGATGCCTCACCCGGAGCGGGCGATTGGTGGCCATGAAGGCGGCACCGATGGGCGCGGCATGTTCGAAAGCCTGCTGTCAACCGTCTGA
- a CDS encoding DUF3089 domain-containing protein, with translation MKLLWTALLASTAILAGCSEPTDQADAGDPHDQMEVADTETDVSAETEEAETADASADPADFEVTNYAEMENWLCHPDKANDACDVDLSYTIVNADGTTTAETFEAAENPPIDCFYIYPTVSMDETANSDLEANDEELRVAEGQLARFAETCRIYAPMYRQITVPELRRAMTGQGFTANMDMRWSDVTGAWNDYVENENDGRGVVILGHSQGSSLVQELVKKEIVGSEMEDKIVSVMPIGITTYADADTGNFGPFEPCAEASQTGCIIAYSSYRSTNPPPPTALFGKSGPAGNRAMCVNPAELTGDDGVLDARLSSKGWFGGADAEFANGEGVDTPFAAVPGLLTAKCVETDGYTYLEMTVNGDPADPRVDDIDGDVPGPTGPNRDWGLHLIDMHAAMGNLVEIVSAQADTWVAEHPSDTQE, from the coding sequence ATGAAATTACTCTGGACCGCGCTGCTGGCATCAACGGCTATTCTGGCTGGATGCAGCGAGCCAACCGATCAGGCCGATGCGGGCGACCCGCATGATCAGATGGAAGTGGCCGACACCGAAACGGATGTCAGCGCTGAGACGGAGGAGGCTGAAACTGCCGACGCGTCGGCGGACCCTGCCGATTTCGAGGTCACCAATTATGCCGAGATGGAGAACTGGCTGTGCCATCCGGACAAGGCGAATGACGCCTGCGATGTCGATCTCAGCTACACCATCGTCAATGCCGATGGCACGACCACGGCCGAGACGTTTGAAGCGGCCGAAAACCCGCCAATCGACTGCTTCTACATCTATCCGACCGTCTCCATGGATGAGACGGCGAATAGTGACCTGGAAGCCAATGATGAAGAATTGCGCGTTGCCGAAGGTCAGCTCGCCCGCTTTGCCGAGACCTGCCGGATCTATGCGCCGATGTATCGCCAGATCACGGTGCCGGAACTGCGCCGCGCGATGACGGGACAAGGGTTCACGGCGAATATGGACATGCGCTGGTCCGATGTGACAGGCGCCTGGAACGACTATGTCGAGAACGAGAATGATGGGCGCGGCGTCGTGATCCTTGGTCACTCGCAAGGCTCCAGCCTTGTTCAGGAGCTGGTGAAAAAGGAAATCGTCGGCTCTGAGATGGAAGACAAGATCGTGTCGGTCATGCCTATCGGTATTACGACTTATGCAGATGCGGACACCGGCAATTTCGGCCCGTTTGAGCCTTGTGCAGAGGCCTCGCAGACCGGCTGCATCATTGCTTATTCGTCCTACCGCTCGACCAATCCACCGCCCCCAACGGCGCTGTTCGGCAAAAGCGGACCGGCCGGCAATCGCGCGATGTGCGTCAACCCTGCAGAGCTGACCGGCGATGACGGCGTTCTGGATGCACGCCTGTCGTCAAAAGGCTGGTTTGGCGGTGCGGATGCCGAGTTCGCCAATGGCGAGGGTGTCGATACGCCGTTCGCGGCAGTGCCCGGCCTTCTGACAGCTAAATGTGTCGAGACAGACGGCTACACCTATCTTGAGATGACGGTGAATGGCGATCCAGCCGATCCGCGCGTCGATGACATTGACGGTGACGTGCCGGGGCCAACCGGTCCGAACCGGGATTGGGGCCTGCACTTGATCGACATGCACGCCGCCATGGGCAATCTGGTCGAGATTGTCAGTGCGCAGGCAGATACATGGGTGGCTGAGCACCCATCCGACACGCAAGAGTAA